In Methanosarcina siciliae T4/M, one genomic interval encodes:
- a CDS encoding AAA family ATPase, with the protein MKYTIRCADNSTYGALVEFKKGLNVIYGPNSVGKSSIITGILYGLGAEKGLGIFKLKDNPFKPEFYEKIEEKNIIESYILLEISNSHETITIKRNIIGKTNICIVKKCELEQFYSTNNSMTFI; encoded by the coding sequence TTGAAATATACTATCAGATGTGCCGATAATTCTACATATGGAGCTTTAGTGGAATTCAAAAAAGGTCTAAATGTAATTTATGGACCTAATTCCGTAGGGAAAAGTAGCATTATAACAGGCATCTTATACGGCTTAGGTGCCGAAAAAGGTCTTGGAATATTTAAACTTAAAGATAATCCATTTAAACCAGAATTCTATGAAAAAATAGAAGAAAAGAATATTATCGAATCTTATATACTTTTAGAAATTAGCAATTCACATGAAACAATTACTATTAAACGGAATATTATTGGAAAGACAAATATCTGTATTGTAAAAAAGTGTGAATTGGAGCAATTTTATTCTACTAACAATTCAATGACTTTTATATAA